TGAGAAATGCTCTTTGAGAAGTGGTGGAGGAATTCGTAGGTCTGAGTTTTACCCAATTGGCTATATTCACTATTCGCCATTTCTGCCTGTTAGAGAATATCTTGCGCACAAAAAAAGGAATATAACACCTTGCGGGGTTGATTGCCGTCCCTGCAATCGATACAAGACAGAAAAGTGTGTAGGGTGCCCTACAACAAGTTATTACAGGGGCACTCTCTAAGCATGCGGCGAACACAAGATTTAACCAAGTCGCCTATTAAATAGATACAATTACCGCCATCTATTTTTTCTATTTGGCTGCGTTCCCAAGTTTTGCCTGTATTACATATCCTGAATCACTTTGGATAAAGACGTCCGGTTTGATGAAACCAACAGATTTGTAAGACTTTACTTGAGTTGCCGCAACTGGTATTCCATGTTTTTCAAGCTCTTCACGAGGCCAGTCAGTTATTGTGTCTTCGGTAATGGTTGGGGCTGCCATGTCTTGTTGATTTGGTGATATGTGCTCTCTAAGGTTTATGCGCGCACGTAATTAAAGCGCATAGAGGAAAAAAGGGATGCTACATCGACTTCATTAGTTGGTTTAGTATAGTAAGCTTCTGCATTTCTGTCGTTCCCTCATAAATCTCCGTTATTTTCGCGCAACGGTGGAAACGCTCTAGGTGATAATCCGCCAAGTAGCCATATCCTCCATGTACTTGGATGGCTTCATCTGTAACTTCCATGGCGACTCTGCCAGCATAAGCTTTAGCCATAGACGTTGCCATAGGGCTAACTTTTCCTTGGTCGTAAAGCCAAGCAGCCTTGTAAGTTAGCAATCTTGCTGCTTCAATTTTTGTCGCCATCTCTACTAGTTTAAAGGATATAGCTTGGAACTTAATTATTGGAGCACCAAACTGTTTTCGGTTCTTAGCATACTGGAACGCCCTCTCAAAGGCTCCTTGAGCCATGCCTACGGCTTGGGCAGCTACAGTGATTCGTGTCCCGTTGAAAAGCTCTAGTGCATAATAGAATCCTCTATTCAGTTCACCTACTAGATTGCCTTCCGGCACCTTGAGGTCACTCAGAGCAAGTGAACCTGTAATGCATGGCTTGATTCCCATTTTGCCATGAAGTTTCGTTGCTTCCAGTCCATGCCTGCCCTTTTCTACTAAAAAGAGACTTTGCCCTTTGTGTGGTGGCGAGACGTTGGGGTCTGTTTGGCACAATAAGACAAGGAAATCTGCTATGGGAGCGTTAGTTATGAATTCTTTGCCTCCATTGATAACCCATTCATCTCCGTTTTTAACAGCTGTTGTGTCCATGCGAGTTATGTCGCTTCCATGTTCGGGTTCTGTGAATGCTGCAGCGGATGTGGCGTCGCCTTTGGCTAAGGGTGGAATGACCTTTGCCTTCTGCTCGTCTGTTCCATGTTTTAGGAGAATGTCGGGAATCATGAGGTTTCCAAGGGACACTGCCGTGCCGAGTCCTGGGTCTACTCTGCACATTTCTTCCACTACTATGCAATCTTCAACTAGACCATAGCCTTGCCCACCGTATTCTTCTGGGATTCTCATGCTTGTGAATCCGAGTTTGGCTGCTTTTTTGTAGAGTTGCATGGGGAATTCTTCTTTTTGGTCAAATTCTAAAGCCAGTTCAGGGGGGAATTCCTTTTCGCAGAATTCCCGGGCAGCTCTTTTAATTTCCTTTTGTTCTTCGTTAAATTCAAATTGCACTTGTCGTTCCTTCCGTTTTTCCTTTAGACTTACACATTCTGGTCTTTCAGTTCATATACTTTACGCGCGTGCGCGTAAGCGCTCATATTCCTTTATGAATGCTTTACGCATATTGATCCTACGCTTCTCAGGTAGGAAAGAAGAGTCGACGGCGTTGAGGCTGAGCTTGAAAAGTTCAGGGACCGTGAAGTTGAGCCTTCGGTGAAGTTGCAAGTACTCATTATTCATATCAGTGTCGAACAAGGTGGGGTCATCGGTGCTTACAGTCACTTCAAGACCCCGCCCCAAAAAGGTTCTGATGGGATGCCTCTCCATTGACGGAACGACCTTTGTCCTTATGTTGCTGACAGGACATGCTTCGATGGTGATACCTCGCTTCAGAATATACTCCATCAGTTTAATGTCACTACTTGCAGCAAGTCCGTGGCCTATACGCTCGACATTGAGATCTCTTACCGCATCCCAGATACTCTCAGGTCCAGCAGCCTCTCCTGCGTGAGCAACCAAGTGTAGTCCAATTTCTTTTGCCTACGGTAGACGGGTGCGAAAGGCTTGGGAGGAAATCTTTCCTCGCTGCCTCCTATGTCGACGGAGACGATGTTGTCACCCTTGCCCTCAACCCAGTCGAGAACTTTCATTCCAACATGGGGTCCGTAGTTTCTGACGAGGTCAACTCTGAGGTTGCATTCGATGCTGAAATTGCGATGCGCCCGACGCACACCTCTATTGATGGCGTCAAGCATCAAGCTGTAGTCCAAGCCCTTTTGGACGTGGTCAGGGGCAGAGAAGCTCGCCTCGACGTATCGGACATTGCAGCGGGCGTCCGACTCCAGCATCTCATAAGTTATACGGTCAAATTGATCCTCATCTGTGATGCAATCAACCACTGTGCTGTAGATAGAGATGAAGTGAGAGAAGTTACGGTACTGGAAGAAACGGCGGGCATCTTTCAGCGTCTTATAGGGTTTTTCTATCTTGCCTTCCTCTGCAAGCCAGAGCAATGTCTCAGGTCTGATTGAACCAACGATATGAACGTGCTGCTCAACTTTGGGCAACGCCTTAATCAGTTCATCAATGTCCATTAGGCTGCACCGAAAGCCAAATATATGTTCTAAATATTCGACCATACCCCAAAACTTGTAAAACACCCAGTCTTGATGGCACATCACAGTCTAGTAGGACTTCGGCAAACCCAAAACGTGCTCACCGATAAACGCCAACGCCATCTGATGGGTTACCGGTGCAAGTCTAATCATGTTTACTTCTCTCCACCAACGTTCTATATCGTACTCCACAGCGTACCCATAGCCACCAAGAGTTTGCATAGCATGATAGACAGCTTGAATACCTGCATCAACTGCGGCAACCTTAGCCATGTTCGCCTCAGCACCGCAACGTTGTCCCTTGTCATAAAGCCAGGCAGCCCTATAATTAAGCAGTCTAGCAGCCTCAATCTTCGCTTTTGCCTCTGCAAGCGGAAACTGAATAGCCTGATAAGAGCCAATAGGAGCTCCAAAAACGTTTCTTTGCTTCGCATACTCAACAGCCTTTTTAATGGCCAAAAGCCCGATACCTCCGGCAGCTGCCGAAAAAGACATTCTTTCAGGGTTTAAAGTATCTAACACGAGATACCAGCCTTTGTCTTTCTCACCTAGCAGATTTTCCTCAGGAACCTTAAGGTCGCTTATGTAAACGTCACAGCTTTGTGAGTAGTGGATTCCATGTTTCTCTATGGGGATAACTTCGATTGCTGGGTTGGGTAGGTCTACGAGGAAGAGGCTTAAGCCTAAGGTTCTTTTTGGAGCTTTTTCTATGGGAGTGGTTCTTGTTATGAGCAGCATTCCTTTTGCCCTGTCTGCGCCTGAAATGAAGGTTTTCTGTCCGTTGATAACATATTCTCCTCCTTCCTCAACCGCCATTGTCTGCGTGTTCAAAGTATTCGTTCCAGCGTCAGGCTCTGTTAAAGCCATACAGAACTCCATGCCCCTACATATTTTAGGCAAGTACCTTTCTTTTTGACTCTCGTTCCCATGTTTAACTATCGACAAGCCTCCGAAAAGAGTAGTCAAGCACAGAAACCATATCCCAGCCAATCCGCAGCTTTCAGAAGTCAAAGTTTCCATGGCTAAAATCATTTCAAACATTCCCATCCCGCCTCCACCATATTTTTCGGGAATGACAATTCCTACAAAACCAGCATCAACCAAAGTCTTCCAGAAATCTTCAGGAAATGTGTGATTCTTGTCTTTTTCTCTCCAATATTCTGGACCAAAGTCCTGAGCTATTTCAGAGGCTGCTTGAACTATCATTTTTTGTTCAACAGTCAACTCAAAGTCCAAAGCTTCTCACCAATCCAAACTTTCTAAGGACAATAGTAACTAGCTAATGATATATTTTTTATGCGCATAAATAACGAAAGATGGCAGAACGGAGTTGCTTAAGCAGCAGATAGCGGACTTCCGTAAATTGTGGATTATTTGCCTTTCCAAGTGGGTTTTCTTTTTTCGATAAAGGCTGAAACGCCTTCTTGCAAGTCTTCACTGGACGCCACCACACCAAAGCCCTCACGTTCCAGAGCCAATGCCGCCTTCAAGTCTACGTCTATCCCCGTTTCTATGAGAGATTTCGCCACTTTCAACGCTACAGGAGCCTTGCCAGCCAATTCCTTAGCAAACTGCCGGACAGCCATCATAAATTCTTCAGCAGGCACCACCTTACCTACCAGACCATATTGAAAGGCAGTATTAGCGTCAATTATCTTCCCAGTGTACACAAGCTCCTTGGCTTTAGCCTTACCAACAAGCCTAGTGAGACGTTGAGTTCCACCCCAACCCGGAATAAGACCAATGTTAATTTCAGTCTGCCCCATCCGTGCCTTCTCGCTGGCGATACGGAAGTCACAAGCCATAGAAACTTCCATACCTCCACCTAACGCGTAACCATTGATTGCAGCAATCACAGGCTTCTCGATGCTCTCTATAGCGTTGCAGACTTCATAACCCATCTGCGACAACGCTCTGGCTTTTAGAGCATTCATGCCTTTCATGGCTTTGATGTCTGCCCCCGCCGAAAACGCTTTCTCCCCAGCCCCAGTGATGACAACCACTTTTACATTTTCGTCTTTCCGCGCGTCATCCAAAGCGGTTAGAAATTCTTTAGCTAGTTCTTTGCTCCACGCGTTTAGTGCCTCTGGGCGGTTCAGCGTTATCGTGGCTATTCCTTCACTTTTCTCATATATTATAAACTGGAATTCCATGGTTCTTTCCTCGCTATTTTTTCTCCGTCCAGTCGTAAAAGCCCTTTCCCGTTTTGCGTCCCAGCAGGTTTGCGCGCACCATCTGTTTCAAGCCAGCGGTAGGGTGAAATTTTGGGTTGATTCCTTTGGTTAGCACTTCGGCAATTGACAGAGTAGTGTCTGCGCCTATATAGTCTAATAGCATTAGGGGTCCCATAGGCCAGTTCAACCCAAGCTTGATTGCCTTATCTATATCATCTCTGCCTGCCACACCCTCCCAGTAAAGCGCCACTGCTTCGTTCAAGGCTGGGATTAGTATTCGGTTTACAATAAAGCCTGGGCTGTCTTTCTTAACCAGCACCGTCTCTTTTCCCATTTTTTGCGCCATGTCTAACACTGTCTGGATTGTTTCGTCTGAGGTTTTGATGCCTCTTATCACTTCTACGAGCCGCATCAGTTGTGGGGGGTTGAAAAAGTGCATGCCACACACTCTTTCGGGTCTTTTGGTGGCGGATCCGAGTTGTGTGATGCTAATGGAGCTGGTGTTTGACGCAATTATCGCGTGGGGCGGTGCATATTTGTCGGCTTCTTTATAGACAGATGTTTTTATTTCTGGTTTTTCGGGAACTGCTTCGACAATCAAGTCGGCGTCTTTTACGGCTTCTTCCAAGCTGAGTGTTGTGTGAATTCGGCTCAGAATTTCATTCACTTGTTCATGTGTAAGTTTGCCTTTGCTCTCAAATCTGGCTAGACTCTTGCGTATCATCTGCATACCATTGTCGACGAAACGTTGTTCGATGTCCCTGAGGTGTACTTGGAATCCGCTTTGCGCAGCGACTTGACAGATTCCGTGTCCCATCAATCCAGCACCTAATACCGCAATTTTCTTAACTTCCATTGCGTTTTTCTCCAATTAAACATAGAATAGTTGCAGGTAGCATCTAAGTTATTAGATTATCGGAAAAACTAGAATACTAAATAGGAAAAAAGAGTGATGAGCAGGAGATTTCTCCAACCTCTAAGTATTAAAACCTTGATATGCATATACAGTGAATGGGACCGAAACAATGGCGAAACAAACGGGACTAAGCGAGTTTTTCAAATCCACACTCACAACGTTGGAAAAGAAGAAAAAAGAATCAACTATACAGGTATCAGAGACTAGAGAGAAGAGAGAAACTAGAGAAAAAGTTCTGAAGCAGGAAGACCCAAAGCAGCTTCCACCTTCATATTTCGTTTCCGCCTCCTATGACGGCAAAAGAGGGATCGGTTTTATTAAGCTATATGAGCCAAAGTCTAAACGCATCTACCTTTGGCACGACACAACTGGACATAAACCATACCTGCTAACAAACCTGTCACCATATGAACTAGACCAACTGGAATCTGTAAAGACGCATACAGGCTTCGACCATTTCGAAACAATAGAGAAATTTAACCCCCTTCTGGACAAAACCGTAACTTTGACAAAGGTGGTGGCGAAAGACCCCTTAGCAATTGGAGGCAGACCAAGAGGCTGCCTACGCGAGATTATTCCCGAAGAACACGCTAAGGTTGCTGAACCTGAGCAGTCAGAAGCGAAAGTTTGGGAAGCTGCGATCAAATATTATCAATGCTACATCTACGACCGCAATCTAGTGCCAGGCATGCTATACAGTATTGAAAACGGCGAACTGGTGCCGGCAAAGGTGGACGCTGCAGAAAATGCCGTGCAAAAGCTTCAAGCTCTGTTTAGCGACGAATCAGCAAAAGAAGGGGAATATATTGAGCGATGGGCACGTTTGCTGGAGTATCCTGCACCATCATTTAGGCGCGTGGCTTTGGACATTGAAGTTTTCTCTCCAGTGGCTACACGTGTGCCTGATCCTCATGAAGCGCCTTACCCGGTTATTTGCGCTTCCTTGGTGACTTCAGATGGCGATTATCGGGTTTTATTGTTGAAGCGGAAGGGTGTAAGAAATGGAATGGAAAAACTGCTTCCCGACACTAAAGTGGAGTTTTTTGATTCTGAAGAGGATCTTCTTCAGGCGATTTTTGAGGTCTTGCGGGATTATCCTTTTGTTATTACTTTCAACGGCGACGACTTCGATTTACCATATTTGGCGCATAGGGCGTTAAAGTTTGGTATGCCAAGAAGCGCGGTTCCTATCGAGGTTGGTCGTCGTGTTTGCTTGCTGAAAAACGGCGTTCACATTGACCTGTACAAGTTTTTCTACAATCGCTCCATCCAGATTTATGCGTTCAGCAACAAATATCGCGACGTAACTCTCAATGATGTTGGCAAGGCTTTGACTGGTATGTCTAAGATTGAGTTAAGCAAACCTTTCGCTGAGTTGAACTATTCTGAGTTGGCGTGTTATTGTCTTCGTGATGCGGAGATTACTTTCAAGTTGACGAATTTCAACAATGACCTTACGATGAAGTTGATTCTGGTGCTTGCACGGATTAGCAAGATGCCTATGGAAAACGTTAGCAGGCAAGGAGTGTCGCGTTGGATTAGGAATTTTATGTACTTTGAGCATCGAAGATTCGGTATGCTGATTCCTAACACGGAGGATATTCTGGCTTTGAAGGGTAAGACGGCTACAACTGCCATAATCAAAGGTAAGAAGTATAAGGGTGCTATTGTGGTTGAGCCAGTACCTGGGGTTCATTTTAACGTTGCAGTGATGGATTTTGCAAGCCTATATCCTTCTATCATTAAGGTTTGGAATATGGGTTATCAAACGATACTTTGTCCTCATGAAGAATGCAAAGATAACATCGTGCCTGATACTCCGCATTGGGTTTGTCGCAAGAATAAGGCTTTGGAAAGCTTGCTTATTGGCTCATTAAGAGATCTGAGGGTGAAGTGGTATAAGCCGAAGGCGAAGGATAAGACGTTGTCGGCGGATGTTCGGAACTGGTACAGTGTTATTCAGAGTGCTTTGAAGGTTATCTTGAATGCGAGTTATGGGGTGTTTGGGGCTGAGGCTTTTGACTTGTATTGTCCTCCTGTTGCGGAGGCGACCGCTGCCATTGCACGGCATTCCTTGACGCAGATTGTAGACAAGGCGAGGAAACTGGGTATTGAGGTGTTGTATGGTGACACGGATAGTGTATTTTTGAAGAACCCTTCTGAGGAGCAAATCGGGGAGTTGGCGGGGTGGTCTAAAAGGGAGTTGAAGATGAGTTTGGACGTTGACAAACTTTATCGTTATGCTGTTTTTAGCTCTCGCAAGAAGAATTATTTGGGCGTTCTCGAAGATGGCAGCGTTGACGTTAAGGGTTTAACAGGAAAGAAGAAGCATATTCCCCAGTTTATTAAAGACGCTTTTGGCGAGATGAAGGAGAGGCTTAGCACGGTGGGGTCTTCTGCTGAATTTGAGGTGGCTAAAAAGGATATTAAGAAAATAGTTTTGGACCGCTATACACGTCTGAGAAGACGGGGATGGGATCATCTGGGTGATTTAGCGTTTCATGTGGTGCTTGGAGCGGCGCCTGAACATTATAGGAAAACTACGCCTCAACATGTGATGGCGGCGAGAATATTGAAGGATAAGAATATTGAGATGAAGGCTGGAGATCTTGTGAGTTTTGTAAAGATTAAACCTAAGGAGATGGCTGTTAGAAAAAAGAAGGAGTTAGTTAGCGTGATGCCGATACAGTTTGCAACAGACAGCGAAGTTGATTTAGACAAATACGTTGCCTATCTGCAGTCCACCTTCGACCAAGTACTGGATGCGTTAGGATTAGAATTCGACGAAATTATTGGATTAACTAAACTAGAAAGATTCATGTGAACTCTTTTTACTCAACATAACAGCATTCAATCTTCACGTAAAACTTGGACAATCAAAAAGCTAAAGATTGTGCGCTCACAACTCAATCACTCCCCTTATTCTAAATCAATCATCGTTCGACACAAACATACCTGATACCAAAACGAAACTTCACTAAAACATCAAAACACACAAACAATACCATCCATATTTAACGCCCAATAGCCATCTATTTGGAACCAATAGAACAACCTAGCCACAACGCTACGCGCACACTCACACAAAGTTTAAAACACCCTCCCCAAATTCTCTATGAAAGACCCTAAACAAGCGATGATCACCATGCCAAACGAAGAAGAAATGATAGTCACCCCTTGGGAGGTAAGAGGAAAAGTCGACTACGACAAACTAATTCGCCAATTCGGCACCCAACCAATAACCAACAAACTACTAAAAAGACTCCAAAAACACGTGGGAGAACTCCACCCACAACTGAGACGAAAACTGTTTTTCTCACACCGAGACCTAGACACCATCCTAGACCTCTATGAAAAAGACAAAAAATTCGTCTTATACACCGGCAGAGGACCATCAGGCCCAGTACACGTAGGCCACCTCGTACCATGGATCTTCACAAAATACCTCCAAGACAAATTCAAGACAAGACTCTACTTTCAAATGACCGACGACGAAAAATTCGTCATAGAACAACACCTCAAACTCGACGAAACAACAAAATTTGCCCACGACAACGCTTTAGACCTTATTGCCCTAGGATTCAAACCAGAAAACACCTACATCATTTTCGACGTCAAAGACATAGCACTTCTCTACGATATCGCCCTCGAAGTTGCCAAACGCGTTACCTATTCAACAACAAAAGCCGCTTTCGGCTTCCAAGACAGCACAAACATAGGATGGATTTTCTGGCCGGCAATTCAATCGGTTCCATGCTTCATCCACGCAAAACTAACAGGCGAAAACGTGCCCAGTCTCATTCCCGCTGCCATCGACCAAGATCCCTACTGGCGCGTTACCCGAGACATAGCACCCAAACTAGGCTATTGCAAGCCAGCCCAAATCCACTGCCGCTTCGTGCCAGGCCTCGGAAAAGGCGGAAAAATGAGCGCCTCCGAACCAGAAACATGCATATTCACAACTGACACTCCAGAAACAATCAAAAAGAAAATCTGGAATGCATTTACAGGAGGTAAACCCAGTGTTAAGGAGCAGAGAAAGCTCGGCGGCGAACCTGACATCTGCACCATATATCAGTATTTCCTCTATCTTTTCGAAGAAAGCGATGAAAAACTTGCCGAACTAGTAAGAAAGTGCAGGTGTGGAGAAATCACCTGTGGTGACTGCAAAGCATTACTAACCGAAAGAGTTACGAATTTCCTTTTGAAACATCAAAAGAAAAGAGAAAAGGCCAGGAATGTTGTCGAGGATTTCTTCATAACACGCTAAGATGAGGCTTCCAAGTTGGGAAAAAAGAAAATCGAGACTCCCCTTTCTAATGCCTACAGATTCTTGCATCCAATGCACACAGTACTAGTAACTTGTGCTGAAAAAGCTGGAAAAGCAAACATCATCACATTAGCATGGGCAATGCCTACATCAATCAATCCACCTCTAGTTGCCATAAGCATCAAACCAAGCCGCCACTCGTACAAACTCATCAGAGAAACACAAGAATTCGCTGTAAACATTCCAACCATGGAAATCGTGAAAGAAACATTGTTTTGCGGCAGACGAAGTGGAAAAAACCACGACAAGTTCAAAGAAACGAAACTAACATCCCTGCCGGCTAAAACCATTAAAGCACCTATAATTAAAGAATGTGTTGCTTACCTGGAATGCAAGCTACAGCAAATGTTCGTAACAGGCGACCACACCATTTTTGTCGGCGAGGTAATAGAAGCATACTCGAATGAAGAAAGCTTCAAAGAAGAATTTGACATAGAAAAAACAAAGCTCATCTATCATCTCGGTGGGAACAAATTTGCCACTCTTATACCAAAAATAGTTGAGCCATCTCTCTAGTTTTGCAACGAATACATCTCACCCGATGCTAACACAACAACTTTTACTTCGTTTCTTTTGCATACTTGCACAACTTGGGCATGCCAGCAAACGTTGCGTTCATTCGTTTGCAAATTTCGAAGCGTTTCAAATGCGATCTGTGTTGTGGTTCTTATCGGCGCATTGGAATTGTCATCGTGCCATGAATCCACAAAAACTATCCTTTCCGCTAGCCTATTTCGAAGGTTGCATGTCCCAACCATGTAATATTTGCCATGTTCGATGTCTCCTATTTCTAAAATCTTTTAACTTTCTTTGAATTTATAGAAAATGGCGTGCTGAGAAACTATGAGTCTTCCAAAAGACGTATTTGAAAAACATCAACGTGCTGGAAAGATTACGAGAGAAGTGCGAGAGAAAATGAGGAGTTTTGTGCGTGAAGGAATGCCTATAATTGAGGTTTGTGAAGAAGCAGAAGGATTAATTCGTGAGAAGGGTGGACAACTAGCTTTTCCATGTAACGTCTCTATTAACGAGGTTGCAGCCCACTATACATCGCCTCCAAACGACAAACGCGTCATTCCACCAAACTCTCTTGTAAAAGTAGATCTTGGCACACACTTAGATGGATACATTGCAGACACTGCGGTTACAATATGTTTCAATCCCGAACATGAAAACCTTGTACGAGCAGCCGAAGAAGCTCTAAAAGTCGCAGTTAAAACAGTTTACGCTGGAATATCAACATCAAAACTTGGCTCAGCAATAGAAAAAACCATCAAAACATATGGTGGATGCAAGCCTGTCTCAAACCTGACAGGGCATCAAATTGGGCGATATCTGATTCACACGGGGAAATCTATACCAAATGTTTCACACCTCATAGGCTCTAAGATAAGAGAAGGTGAAGTCGTGGCGATCGAACCTTTCGTTACAGTTGCTAACGCAGCGGGCAAAGTTAGAAACGGAGATGAAACAACGATCTTTAGATTCGTGAAACGTAGATTATTGAAAAACTCCTATGCAAAACACCTTCTTGACTACGTCGAAGAGAACTTTAGGACTCTGCCATTTTCGGAACGCTGGTTGAAGAAAGTTGTGCCTAAAGAACAGTATTTCGCCGCGTTTCAAGAACTTCTCCGTTCCAAATGTTTAATGTCTTATCCCGTCTTCATTGAAGCTAGCGGAAAACCTGTAGCACAAGCAGAGCATACGCTTTTAATTGTAAAAAATGGCTGCAGGGTTTTGACTTAAGTAAAGACTTTCTCTTTTTTCCCTTTTTGTTTAACTTCACGGTAGATAGCAGAAATCATCATAGTTCCTTCGCATTTTGTGCATGGTCCAAGTTCTTTGAGTATATAGTCGCCTCGTTCAAAGTTTCTGACGTTTTTCAATCCACATTTTGAACAAACTATCGTCGTAGTAATTGGTGGCGTTTTCAAAGTAAATCCTTGTATTCGTCTTCTAGTTTGAAACAGCATATAAGTGGACAGTGCTAGCCCTACAAAACCGATTAACAAATAATACCCTACAGTGGGATCATTCGTTAGATACAATTCGTATGCTTGGTATAACGCCGTTAAGGACAAAACGAGTACAACAATTATAACAATAAGTACAATGGAAGAAAATCTTCTTGCAGTCCGTTCTATCTCTTCACTCATCTTACTGTCCTACCCCAATGCTATTTCCTATCCCAGCAATTATGATAGTGTCTCCTTCTTTTGTTCTCTCTTTGATTACACGCTTAACCGTTTCAACTGCAACTTCGGTTGCGTCAAAAATTTCTTTTCTCATGGGTGATACTGCGTCGCCAATGTCTTCTTTAATAATCACTGCATTTATTGGAATTTTATATTTTAGAATGCTTTCTTCAATCTTATACTGTTCTGTTCCCGGCCCGCCTATGGCTGCTCCTACTCCCTCGGCTATTTCTCCGGGCTTTTCACCTTCAAGCTTCAATGCAGCATCTATCATAATTATTGCCGAGATTTTCCCATCGTTCTTTTCAACAACCCTCTTTATCGCTTCTCCAGGCTTTCCCACGTTTCCGCCCGGGCCCTCCGCTTTTATAACATATGCAGTTCGTCCTTCTAAGGGAACTTTAGCTACAACGCAATCTTTTTCAATTTTTTGTTTTCTGTGCCCATGCATTAGTTTAGCTGCGACAAGAGCA
This sequence is a window from Candidatus Bathyarchaeota archaeon. Protein-coding genes within it:
- a CDS encoding flavin reductase family protein, with product MGKKKIETPLSNAYRFLHPMHTVLVTCAEKAGKANIITLAWAMPTSINPPLVAISIKPSRHSYKLIRETQEFAVNIPTMEIVKETLFCGRRSGKNHDKFKETKLTSLPAKTIKAPIIKECVAYLECKLQQMFVTGDHTIFVGEVIEAYSNEESFKEEFDIEKTKLIYHLGGNKFATLIPKIVEPSL
- the map gene encoding type II methionyl aminopeptidase, coding for MSLPKDVFEKHQRAGKITREVREKMRSFVREGMPIIEVCEEAEGLIREKGGQLAFPCNVSINEVAAHYTSPPNDKRVIPPNSLVKVDLGTHLDGYIADTAVTICFNPEHENLVRAAEEALKVAVKTVYAGISTSKLGSAIEKTIKTYGGCKPVSNLTGHQIGRYLIHTGKSIPNVSHLIGSKIREGEVVAIEPFVTVANAAGKVRNGDETTIFRFVKRRLLKNSYAKHLLDYVEENFRTLPFSERWLKKVVPKEQYFAAFQELLRSKCLMSYPVFIEASGKPVAQAEHTLLIVKNGCRVLT